Proteins encoded together in one Piliocolobus tephrosceles isolate RC106 chromosome 15, ASM277652v3, whole genome shotgun sequence window:
- the LOC111545371 gene encoding cytochrome P450 1B1 — protein sequence MGTSLSPKDPWPLNPLSTQQTTLLLLLSVLAAVHVGQWLLRQRRRQLGSTPPGPFAWPLIGNAAAVGQAPHLSFARLARRYGDVFQIRLGSCPIVVLNGERAIHQALVQQGSAFADRPSFASFRVISGGRSMAFGHYSEHWKVQRRAAHSTMRNFSTRQLRSRQVLEGHVLSEARELVALLVRGSGDGAFLDPRPLTVVAVANVMSAVCFGCRYSHDDPEFRELLSHNEEFGRTVGAGSLVDVMPWLQYFPNPMRTAFREFEQLNRNFSNFVLDKFLRHCESLRPGAAPRDMMDAFILSAEKKAARDSDDGGARLDLENVPATVTDIFGASQDTLSTALQWLLLLFIRYPDVQARVQAELDQVVGRDRLPCMDDQPNLPYVLAFLYEAMRFSSFVPVTIPHATNANTSVLGYHIPKDTVIFVNQWSVNHDPVKWPNPENFDPARFLDKDGLINKDLTSRVMIFSVGKRRCIGEELSKMQLFLFISILAHQCNFRANANEPAKMNFSYGLTIKPKSFKVNVTLRESMELLDSAVQKLQAEETCQ from the exons ATGGGCACCAGCCTCAGCCCGAAGGACCCTTGGCCTCTAAACCCGCTGTCCACCCAGCAGACCACGCTCCTGCTACTCCTGTCGGTGCTGGCCGCTGTGCATGTGGGCCAGTGGCTGCTGAGGCAGCGGAGGCGGCAGCTCGGGTCCACGCCCCCGGGCCCGTTTGCTTGGCCACTGATCGGAAACGCGGCGGCGGTGGGCCAGGCGCCTCACCTCTCGTTCGCGCGCCTGGCGCGGCGCTACGGCGACGTCTTCCAGATCCGCCTGGGCAGCTGCCCCATAGTGGTGCTGAATGGCGAGCGCGCCATCCACCAGGCCCTGGTGCAGCAGGGCTCGGCCTTCGCCGACCGGCCGTCCTTTGCCTCCTTCCGTGTGATTTCCGGCGGCCGCAGCATGGCTTTTGGCCACTACTCGGAGCACTGGAAGGTGCAGCGGCGCGCAGCCCACAGCACGATGCGCAACTTCTCCACGCGCCAGCTGCGCAGCCGCCAAGTCCTCGAGGGCCACGTGCTGAGCGAGGCGCGCGAGCTGGTGGCCTTGCTGGTGCGCGGCAGCGGGGACGGCGCCTTCCTCGACCCGAGGCCACTGACCGTCGTGGCCGTGGCCAATGTCATGAGTGCTGTGTGTTTCGGCTGCCGCTACAGCCACGACGACCCCGAGTTCCGTGAGCTGCTCAGCCACAACGAGGAGTTTGGGCGCACGGTGGGCGCGGGCAGCCTGGTGGATGTGATGCCCTGGCTGCAGTACTTCCCCAACCCGATGCGCACCGCCTTCCGCGAATTCGAGCAGCTCAACCGCAACTTCAGCAACTTCGTCCTGGACAAGTTCTTGAGGCACTGTGAAAGCCTTCGGCCCGGGGCCGCCCCCCGCGACATGATGGACGCCTTTATCCTCTCTGCGGAAAAGAAGGCGGCCAGGGACTCGGACGATGGTGGCGCGCGACTGGATTTGGAGAACGTGCCGGCCACTGTCACTGACATCTTCGGCGCCAGTCAGGACACCCTGTCCACCGCGCTGCAGTGGCTGCTCCTCCTCTTCATCAG GTATCCTGATGTGCAGGCTCGAGTGCAGGCAGAATTGGATCAGGTCGTGGGGAGGGACCGTCTACCTTGTATGGATGACCAGCCCAACCTGCCTTATGTCCTGGCCTTCCTTTATGAAGCCATGCGCTTCTCCAGCTTTGTGCCTGTCACCATTCCTCATGCCACCAATGCCAACACCTCTGTCTTGGGCTACCACATTCCCAAGGACACCGTGATTTTTGTCAACCAGTGGTCTGTGAATCATGACCCAGTGAAGTGGCCTAACCCAGAGAACTTTGATCCAGCTCGATTCTTGGACAAGGATGGCCTCATCAACAAGGACCTGACCAGCAGAGTGATGATTTTTTCAGTGGGCAAAAGGCGGTGCATCGGCGAAGAACTGTCTAAGATGCAGCTTTTTCTCTTCATCTCCATCCTGGCTCACCAGTGCAATTTCAGGGCCAACGCAAATGAGCCTGCGAAAATGAATTTCAGTTATGGTCTGACCATTAAACCCAAGTCATTTAAAGTCAATGTCACTCTCAGAGAGTCCATGGAGCTCCTTGATAGTGCTGTCCAAAAGTTACAAGCTGAGGAAACTTGCCAATAA